The genome window AAGTAAAGAGAGTTTGTATTTATTTAAAGGAAGATGAGTTAAAGAAAAGGATAGTTTCTCTTTTCAGAAAAAAGTTTCCAGATTGGGAGATTGTTTCCATATCGGTTCCTAGGATAATTATTCCTTATTCTTCGTTTAAAGATTCTTTGGAAGTTGAGAAGTTGGATAGGAGATATGCCCGCGTTAGGTACACAATTTTTCGTAATGGAAAGCCAGTAAAGAGAGTTTTCATTACCTTAAGAGTAGAGAAAAAACAAAGTGTAGTTGTTGCTAAGAAAAATATTCCCAAAGGAAAGATTATTACCTTTGAGGATTTAGAAGTTGTGAAACTTCCAGAAAGTAAAGCAAAGAATACTTTTTTATCTAAGGAAGAAGTTATTGGAAGAGTGGCCAGGAGAGATATAAGAAAAGGAGAAGTAATAAGGGAAAGGGATATACTTCCTCACTTTATTGTTTTTAAGGGGAAACCCGTAAAGGTTGTTTATTCGTCAGGAACTATTCACATTGAAATTTTGGGTATTGCTTTGGAAAATGGGAGCTTAGGGGATATAATAAAGGTAAAGAATATATCTACTGGAAAAGTCTTACTATGCAGAGTAATAGGAAATGGAATTGTAAAGTTTCTCTCAAAGTAGCTGTTTTTTTGGCATTTGGGTTTCTGTTTAGCTGTGGAGGAAGTAAGAAAGAAGTTAAATATGTTGTTAAGCCTCCGCCTCCTCCACCGGTAGAAGATGTTCAGCCAGTTTCTCCAGGTTCTTTATTTGTCGGTTATGATAACCTTTTCTCTGATGCAAAAGCTAGGAACGTTGGAGACATTATAACTATAAAGGTATACGAAAGCCTTTCAGGTCAAGGTAGTTCTCAAAGTCAAACGGGTAAGAAAACATCTTTTGATTTAACCTTAAATGCACCTCTTTTTCTAGGAAAAACGGTACCACGAAACACAAAAAATCCTCTTTTAGGATTTTCTACAAATCCTTCAAACAGCTTTTCAGGGCAAGAATCAACCAAGAGAGATGCAAAACTTGTGGCGACAATTTCCGCAAGGGTTGTAAAAGTTTATCCGAATGGGAATCTTTATATAGTTGGAGAAAAGATAGTAAAAATAAACGATGATACTCAGATTTTAAAAATTTCTGGAATTGTAAAACCTACCGATATAGAGCCGGATAACTCCGTACCTTCCTCGAAAATTGCCAATATGTATGTCGAATATAACGGAAAAGGTTTCATGGCTGAAAACCAAAGACCTGGTTGGCTTGCAAGATTTTTAATGAAAATTTGGCCCTTTTAAACGAGGATTAGTATGAGAGTTTTATTGTCTTTACTTTTACTCATTCTGCCAAACTTTTCTAATGCCATAGAGGTGAAGATAGGAACAGAAGTTAACATAGTCGGGGTTAGACCTAACTATTTAACAGGTTATGGAATTGTTGTAGGACTTGACGGTACCGGAGATGGAACAACAAGCATATTTACCCTTCAAAGTATTGCTAACATGCTAAAGAAAATGGGAATATACGTTGATCCTAAGGCAGTAAAGACAAAGAATGCTGCTGCGGTAATAGTTACGGCTAAACTTCCTCCTTTTGCTAAAGCTGGAATGACTTTTGATGTTGAAGTTGCTTCCCTTGGAGATGCTAAAAGTCTTGCTAATGGAATACTAATAAGAACTCCTCTCTTTGGTCCAGATGGAAAAATTTACGCGTTTGCTCAAGGACCGGTTTCAACAGGTGGAGGTTTCTCTGAATCAAACAAGGGAGGAAAAGTAAAAAAGAACTTTTCAACTACAGGAATGATTCCTAATGGTGGTATAGTTGAAAGGGACTTACCGTTTGAACTTTCAAACGAGAAAAGGTTAATTCTTACTCTAAAGCACCCAGACTTTACTAAAGCTGATGCTATAGCTAATGCCATAAATGAATATTTTGGTATTGATCTTGCAAAAGCAAGGGATTCAAGCACTATTGTTGTGAATTACCCAGAGGGAATAAACAAAGTTCAGTTTATTTCGGAAATTTTGAATTTAAAAATCAATGCAGAAACTGAACCAACAATAGTTATTTATGAAAGGACAGGTACCGTTATAATGAGCGGAGATATAAAAATAGAACCTCCTGTTTACGTTTCTCACGGAAACATTTATGTATCGGTTGTAAAGACACCACAAGTCTCTCAACCATTACCCTTTTCAAATGGAACTACAGTAACGGCAGAGAAAGTAACCACAACCGTTAAGGAAGAACACGGTAGAATCTTTGCTATAGAATCCCCTTCTTTAAAGGACTTAGTTAAGGCCCTGAATGAACTAGGGATATCACCAAGAGACCTAATAGCCATTATTCAAGCAATAAAAGCGACAGGGAAGCTTCACGCTAAAATCATCATAATGTAGTGGGGTAGGATGGTAGAAAAGATAGGAAAAATGTACTGGGATGTAGCTTCTTTGTCTCAAATAAAGAGTGATAAGGAAGCTATTAAGGAGTTTGAAGCTTACTTTGTAAGAATTTTCTTAAAAGAGGCAAGAAAATCCATTCCTGAAGGATTGTTTAATACCTCTTTTTCTTCAAAATTCTACTTTGATATGCTTGATATGCAGCTTTCGGAGATTTTTGCCCAGCAGGATCCTCTAGGTTTTGAAAGATTTTTCGAGAAAGCTTTAGAAAGCTATCAGAAGGTGAAAAAAGGATAGTAAATGAAAGAGTCGTTGGCTCTTTACTATAGTAAGTTTCACAAGTACTCAGATGTTATTTTTGTTGTTCTTATCTTGGCTATTCTGGGTTCTATGATCCTTCCTGTTCCTCCTCTACTTCTTGATATCCTTTTAACGGCAAGTATCACATTCTCTTTAGTCATTCTCATGACAACCGTTTATGTGAATCATCCTTTAGAACTTTCATCTTTCCCTTCCCTTCTATTGTTAGCAACCCTTTTTAGACTTTCTCTAAACGTTGCCACAACAAGGCGGATTTTGCTACACGGACATGAAGGACCAGACGCAGCAGGAAGTGTAATAAAAGCTTTCGGTCAGTTTGTTGTAGGTGGTAATTATGTTGTTGGAATTGTTGTCTTTCTAATACTGGTTGTTATTAACTACATAGTGATAACAAAAGGTACAGAAAGGATTTCTGAGGTTGCTGCAAGGTTTACTCTTGATGCTATGCCCGGTAAACAAATGAGTATTGATGCAGATCTTAATGCAGGTCTTATAGACGATAAAGAAGC of Desulfurobacteriaceae bacterium contains these proteins:
- a CDS encoding flagellar basal body L-ring protein FlgH codes for the protein MQSNRKWNCKVSLKVAVFLAFGFLFSCGGSKKEVKYVVKPPPPPPVEDVQPVSPGSLFVGYDNLFSDAKARNVGDIITIKVYESLSGQGSSQSQTGKKTSFDLTLNAPLFLGKTVPRNTKNPLLGFSTNPSNSFSGQESTKRDAKLVATISARVVKVYPNGNLYIVGEKIVKINDDTQILKISGIVKPTDIEPDNSVPSSKIANMYVEYNGKGFMAENQRPGWLARFLMKIWPF
- a CDS encoding flagellar basal body P-ring protein FlgI, producing MRVLLSLLLLILPNFSNAIEVKIGTEVNIVGVRPNYLTGYGIVVGLDGTGDGTTSIFTLQSIANMLKKMGIYVDPKAVKTKNAAAVIVTAKLPPFAKAGMTFDVEVASLGDAKSLANGILIRTPLFGPDGKIYAFAQGPVSTGGGFSESNKGGKVKKNFSTTGMIPNGGIVERDLPFELSNEKRLILTLKHPDFTKADAIANAINEYFGIDLAKARDSSTIVVNYPEGINKVQFISEILNLKINAETEPTIVIYERTGTVIMSGDIKIEPPVYVSHGNIYVSVVKTPQVSQPLPFSNGTTVTAEKVTTTVKEEHGRIFAIESPSLKDLVKALNELGISPRDLIAIIQAIKATGKLHAKIIIM
- a CDS encoding rod-binding protein, producing the protein MVEKIGKMYWDVASLSQIKSDKEAIKEFEAYFVRIFLKEARKSIPEGLFNTSFSSKFYFDMLDMQLSEIFAQQDPLGFERFFEKALESYQKVKKG
- the flgA gene encoding flagellar basal body P-ring formation chaperone FlgA; this encodes VKRVCIYLKEDELKKRIVSLFRKKFPDWEIVSISVPRIIIPYSSFKDSLEVEKLDRRYARVRYTIFRNGKPVKRVFITLRVEKKQSVVVAKKNIPKGKIITFEDLEVVKLPESKAKNTFLSKEEVIGRVARRDIRKGEVIRERDILPHFIVFKGKPVKVVYSSGTIHIEILGIALENGSLGDIIKVKNISTGKVLLCRVIGNGIVKFLSK